Within the Planctomycetota bacterium genome, the region GCGGGGCCATGCGCAGGCCGAAGCCGCCGTAGCCGTCGCCCGGCCGACCCCCGAGCGAGAGCTTGTCGGCCAGGGCCTCGAAGGTCAGCGTGATGTCCACGATGCGGGACCTTCCCTGAGACCGATGGGCGCGCAGGTCGAGGGTTTCGCGGAGGACCGGTTCCTGGTCGCCCCATTTCCACAGCGAGGTGGCCGCGATGCGGGCCACGTCGGGGCCGGCCTCCGTGGCCTGGAGCTTCTCGGGACGCGTCCACGTGCCGCTCACGGCCCAGGGGTCGGTCACCTTGTCTTCCCAGCGCAGCACGGGCCAGGTCCACATCACGCCGCGGTGGTGGGCGTGGTCTTTGGGATGGGCTTCGGTGAGGGTCTCGCCGTCGGGGCCGCACAGCGGGTGAATGTAGCCGCCGCAGGCGTAGCGGGCGGGCACACCCTCGGGCAGCGGCGCCGTGCCGAACCAGTAGCGCAGCACCAGCGTGTCGCCCTCGTGGATGTCCACCGACTTCTGGTCTGGCGCCACGGTGACCCGCAGCGGGCCGCCGGCCGGGGCGGCCTCCCCCGCCCAGGCGGCCCCCGTGCACGAGACGCCCAGGCAGAGCCAAAGGAGCCAGTTGTCGTTCATCGCACTCCTCCTCGTCGCTCGGGGAAGCCAACGGAA harbors:
- a CDS encoding PmoA family protein, yielding MNDNWLLWLCLGVSCTGAAWAGEAAPAGGPLRVTVAPDQKSVDIHEGDTLVLRYWFGTAPLPEGVPARYACGGYIHPLCGPDGETLTEAHPKDHAHHRGVMWTWPVLRWEDKVTDPWAVSGTWTRPEKLQATEAGPDVARIAATSLWKWGDQEPVLRETLDLRAHRSQGRSRIVDITLTFEALADKLSLGGRPGDGYGGFGLRMAPRKDQKIALLTDPEGTQPRRSWIEYSDTFAGGTGRIGVAIFEHPTNPLYPSKLHQYPNLNYVMPAFPGPREYPLPKGKTLTLRHRLWIHPGHADEKALAEQWKAYADTKAE